Proteins encoded in a region of the Ornithodoros turicata isolate Travis chromosome 3, ASM3712646v1, whole genome shotgun sequence genome:
- the LOC135388209 gene encoding uncharacterized protein LOC135388209 isoform X2, with amino-acid sequence MESPDESPNSAECSDDEQRLRTYGLLGFRDLCIKKGFPNLRLLSKDDLAGLVKEFYEQSRIKQGVCNARSLRRFHLGLTQYFRSQFGSDFDMGRDPAFVEANNSFAAASKMRPSSKLPANMTQTADAVVISTEDLTKIGQYFWRVINTPRGLQQKVWFDLMIHLGAEGIENQHSMRRESFVILKSQTDGRRRLQWVEGKSRGAPVFDDPDSPLCPVKTFQLYLSKLNLACPALFQRPHDGITKSSRFWFHMFPLNNTMLALMMYDISKDAGLSRVYPNFCTQVLPEKGRFYQLARTGYLSLENFCAQPPVKAESPKGNETTPPPQEGDSIPFKLCAQCLTPVKLTTTAQKNKGILCSVPCFEAFMKAKEMRQNIKVSFKDGTRVPQYTMPGGANSQLVAFKRGVGGTGPPEQVQLLGKNIPPDVYKFIQQVAKIQAQGHPAKEGVPMLFKEDGSNIDAKDWSLPAELMELTMNIGKQQGNKQPVGSSLLQRNIKRIKMEPTIRIRSPVSMLQPGAKTVLQPRCHLVQKVPIQMIQKGQLIQKQTIVHKVPVQQKPPARPPEAAPPVQMQLKIEPVVLKGESGQQIKVQLKMQTAQDKVERPTLPSMPDTDRKAETRPSEGDPAKPNHEKELSPQTASQRRENVVLHSPADSIQEGGHPVQSQQRASPPRANSVSLNSQHLRMPSGVQNGTQHFPHSQQSPAEGSRDTSQHLHSSPKAAESQRCQNSLAHPSPEPRHSSQPMQQSAIADRKVDGNAAGSLQGMKGLEGHMHWNPGTMGSSQNPHLSSSDALLPPHPSARPTEFETHNHQGAPPVDTVRHMHQNSSIMNPVHRKHSQHLAPDSMEPVNSHQKTRQNLEALHPVHPGAVDSQKHIRRSTESIDSLHRMHQNLGTANQPMLQSPGMVDSQQQHGSHGALELQHPVRQVHQQSAATNMHHAADGKRPAVHQNQHLHGSHQSTATIQCLDSGKLVHHGVQNGEPAKLADTLHDEAFQPRLYPMEPNNLYGCQNDKSTASKEKQDKPSAQHRPMEPLQMLDRMSEGHFSHFQATPAYPDFQQRSFADFHQHQPWQFPSSPFQPHIQPQSPHTPMSGQLEAGERHKGSWSHPTAKGTQPQPYVQEYVPDLPFGGQQPFGQHYQPYHLYQPQHYEPQLLQQYSPFQQQHFPSLQHHLPGAELAAKLEIPNGM; translated from the exons ATGGAATCTCCGGACGAGAGCCCCAACAGCGCCGAGTGTTCCGACGATGAGCAACGCTTGCGAACTTACGGCCTGCTGGGTTTCCGAGACCTGTGCATCAAGAAAGGATTCCCAAACCTCCGCTTGTTGAGTAAAGATGATCTTGCTGGCCTCGTAAAAGAGTTCTATGAACAGTCGCGAATCAAGCAGGGTGTATGCAACGCGCGATCCCTTCGCAGGTTTCATCTTGGCCTCACTCAATACTTCCGATCGCAGTTTGGCAGCGATTTTGACATGGGCCGAGACCCTGCGTTTGTGGAAGCAAACAACTCTTTTGCGGCGGCGAGCAAGATGCGACCCTCAAGCAAGCTGCCGGCAAATATGACACAGACCGCTGACGCTGTTGTCATTAGCACGGAGGACTTGACAAAGATCGGCCAGTACTTTTGGCGGGTAATCAATACACCTCGAGGCCTTCAGCAGAAAGTGTGGTTCGACCTCATGATCCACTTGGGTGCGGAGGGCATCGAGAACCAACATTCCATGCGAAGAGAATCTTTTGTCATCCTCAAGTCACAAACTGACGGCCGTAGACGACTGCAATGG GTGGAGGGAAAGTCTCGTGGTGCCCCCGTGTTCGACGATCCGGACAGTCCCCTGTGCCCTGTCAAGACGTTCCAGCTGTACCTCAGCAAGCTGAACCTGGCATGCCCAGCGCTGTTCCAACGCCCCCACGACGGCATCACCAAGTCTTCCCGTTTCTGGTTTCACATGTTTCCCCTGAACAACACCATGCTCGCGCTCATGATGTACGACATCTCCAAGGACGCGGGCCTGAGTCGGGTCTACCCTAACTTCTGCACTCAG GTGCTGCCTGAGAAGGGTCGCTTCTATCAACTGGCCCGAACTGGGTACTTGTCCCTGGAGAATTTTTGCGCGCAACCACCGGTCAAAGCGGAAAGTCCCaaggggaacgagaccacacCACCACCGCAGGAGGGGGACAGCATCCCCTTCAAGCTCTGTGCCCAGTGCCTCACC CCGGTGAAGCTGACTACAACAGCACAGAAAAACAAGGGCATCCTGTGCTCTGTGCCTTGCTTCGAAGCATTCATGAAGGCCAAGGAGATGCGACAAAACATCAAGGTGTCCTTCAAGGATGGCACGCGGGTGCCCCAGTACACAATGCCTGGAGGGGCCAACAGTCAGTTGGTGGCCTTCAAGAGAGGGGTTGGTGGCACTGGTCCTCCTGAACAAGTGCAGCTTTTAGGCAAAAACATTCCTCCAGACGTCTACAAGTTCATCCAGCAAGTGGCCAAGATCCAAGCGCAGGGACACCCAGCAAAAG AGGGAGTCCCCATGCTGTTCAAGGAAGACGGTTCCAACATCGATGCCAAAGATTGGTCCCTACCTGCGGAGTTGATGGAACTCACTATGAACATCGGAAAGCAGCAAGGAAACAAGCAAC CTGTGGGAAGCTCGCTACTACAACGAAACATAAAGAGAATA AAAATGGAGCCAACCATCCGGATCAGAAGCCCAGTATCTATGCTGCAGCCCGGTGCCAAAACAGTGCTTCAACCGAGATGTCACCTTGTGCAGAAAGTGCCCATCCAAATGATCCAGAAAGGACAGCTCATTCAGAAGCAGACGATAGTCCACAAGGTGCCAGTCCAACAGAAGCCGCCAGCAAGGCCACCGGAAGCCGCCCCTCCTGTGCAGATGCAGCTCAAAATTGAGCCCGTTGTCCTCAAGGGAGAGTCTGGTCAGCAGATCAAAGTGCAACTAAAGATGCAGACGGCTCAAGACAAAGTTGAAAGGCCGACATTGCCCAGCATGCCCGACACCGACAGAAAGGCGGAGACGAGGCCGTCAGAAGGTGACCCGGCAAAGCCCAATCATGAGAAAGAACTGAGCCCCCAAACGGCGTCTCAGCGGCGAGAAAACGTAGTTCTCCACAGCCCAGCAGACAGCATCCAGGAGGGAGGCCATCCTGTCCAGAGCCAGCAGAGAGCTTCACCACCGCGAGCCAATTCCGTCTCGCTCAACAGCCAGCACTTGCGGATGCCGAGCGGTGTCCAGAATGGTACTCAGCACTTCCCGCATTCTCAGCAGTCCCCTGCGGAGGGGAGCAGAGACACCTCGCAACATTTGCACTCTAGCCCGAAAGCCGCGGAATCTCAGAGGTGTCAGAACTCTCTAGCCCACCCCAGTCCGGAACCGAGACACTCGTCGCAGCCGATGCAACAGAGCGCAATCGCGGACCGTAAGGTGGACGGGAATGCAGCAGGCTCCCTGCAGGGCATGAAGGGTTTGGAAGGCCACATGCACTGGAACCCAGGGACTATGGGTTCTTCCCAAAACCCGCATCTAAGCTCTAGTGATGCCCTGCTGCCTCCGCATCCGAGCGCGAGGCCCACGGAGTTTGAGACGCACAACCACCAGGGTGCGCCACCCGTGGACACCGTGCGTCACATGCACCAGAATTCCAGCATCATGAATCCCGTTCACCGTAAACATTCGCAGCACCTTGCGCCGGACAGCATGGAGCCCGTAAATTCTCATCAGAAGACTCGCCAAAATTTAGAAGCCCTTCATCCGGTACATCCAGGGGCAGTAGATTCTCAGAAGCACATACGCAGGAGCACGGAATCCATCGATTCCCTGCATCGCATGCACCAGAATTTAGGAACGGCCAATCAGCCCATGTTACAAAGCCCAGGAATGGTAGATTCTCAGCAGCAACACGGCAGTCACGGAGCACTGGAGCTTCAGCATCCTGTACGTCAGGTGCATCAACAGAGTGCTGCTACTAACATGCATCACGCAGCAGATGGCAAACGGCCAGCTGTGCATCAGAACCAGCACTTGCACGGCAGCCATCAAAGTACTGCAACAATCCAGTGCTTAGATTCCGGGAAGCTCGTCCACCACGGCGTGCAGAACGGAGAACCCGCAAAGCTGGCGGACACCTTACACGACGAGGCCTTCCAGCCACGCCTGTACCCGATGGAGCCAAACAACCTGTACGGCTGCCAAAATGACAAGTCCACCGCCTCCAAAGAAAAGCAGGACAAGCCCTCTGCCCAGCACCGCCCGATGGAACCGCTGCAGATGCTGGACAGGATGTCCGAGGGCCACTTCTCCCACTTTCAAGCAACCCCAGCTTACCCAGATTTCCAGCAGAGGTCATTTGCAGACTTCCATCAGCATCAGCCATGGCAGTTCCCTTCATCACCCTTCCAGCCTCACATTCAGCCACAGTCACCGCACACTCCCATGTCAGGCCAGCTCGAAGCGGGGGAGCGCCACAAGGGCAGCTGGAGCCACCCCACGGCGAAGGGCACCCAGCCGCAGCCGTACGTGCAGGAATACGTGCCGGACCTGCCCTTTGGCGGCCAGCAGCCCTTCGGTCAGCACTACCAGCCTTACCACCTGTACCAGCCTCAGCATTACGAGCCGCAGTTGCTTCAGCAATACTCACCGTTTCAGCAGCAGCACTTTCCCAGCCTTCAGCATCATCTACCCGGAGCAGAGCTCGCTGCCAAGCTGGAGATTCCCAACGGCATGTAG
- the LOC135388209 gene encoding uncharacterized protein LOC135388209 isoform X1: MESPDESPNSAECSDDEQRLRTYGLLGFRDLCIKKGFPNLRLLSKDDLAGLVKEFYEQSRIKQGVCNARSLRRFHLGLTQYFRSQFGSDFDMGRDPAFVEANNSFAAASKMRPSSKLPANMTQTADAVVISTEDLTKIGQYFWRVINTPRGLQQKVWFDLMIHLGAEGIENQHSMRRESFVILKSQTDGRRRLQWKVEGKSRGAPVFDDPDSPLCPVKTFQLYLSKLNLACPALFQRPHDGITKSSRFWFHMFPLNNTMLALMMYDISKDAGLSRVYPNFCTQVLPEKGRFYQLARTGYLSLENFCAQPPVKAESPKGNETTPPPQEGDSIPFKLCAQCLTPVKLTTTAQKNKGILCSVPCFEAFMKAKEMRQNIKVSFKDGTRVPQYTMPGGANSQLVAFKRGVGGTGPPEQVQLLGKNIPPDVYKFIQQVAKIQAQGHPAKEGVPMLFKEDGSNIDAKDWSLPAELMELTMNIGKQQGNKQPVGSSLLQRNIKRIKMEPTIRIRSPVSMLQPGAKTVLQPRCHLVQKVPIQMIQKGQLIQKQTIVHKVPVQQKPPARPPEAAPPVQMQLKIEPVVLKGESGQQIKVQLKMQTAQDKVERPTLPSMPDTDRKAETRPSEGDPAKPNHEKELSPQTASQRRENVVLHSPADSIQEGGHPVQSQQRASPPRANSVSLNSQHLRMPSGVQNGTQHFPHSQQSPAEGSRDTSQHLHSSPKAAESQRCQNSLAHPSPEPRHSSQPMQQSAIADRKVDGNAAGSLQGMKGLEGHMHWNPGTMGSSQNPHLSSSDALLPPHPSARPTEFETHNHQGAPPVDTVRHMHQNSSIMNPVHRKHSQHLAPDSMEPVNSHQKTRQNLEALHPVHPGAVDSQKHIRRSTESIDSLHRMHQNLGTANQPMLQSPGMVDSQQQHGSHGALELQHPVRQVHQQSAATNMHHAADGKRPAVHQNQHLHGSHQSTATIQCLDSGKLVHHGVQNGEPAKLADTLHDEAFQPRLYPMEPNNLYGCQNDKSTASKEKQDKPSAQHRPMEPLQMLDRMSEGHFSHFQATPAYPDFQQRSFADFHQHQPWQFPSSPFQPHIQPQSPHTPMSGQLEAGERHKGSWSHPTAKGTQPQPYVQEYVPDLPFGGQQPFGQHYQPYHLYQPQHYEPQLLQQYSPFQQQHFPSLQHHLPGAELAAKLEIPNGM; this comes from the exons ATGGAATCTCCGGACGAGAGCCCCAACAGCGCCGAGTGTTCCGACGATGAGCAACGCTTGCGAACTTACGGCCTGCTGGGTTTCCGAGACCTGTGCATCAAGAAAGGATTCCCAAACCTCCGCTTGTTGAGTAAAGATGATCTTGCTGGCCTCGTAAAAGAGTTCTATGAACAGTCGCGAATCAAGCAGGGTGTATGCAACGCGCGATCCCTTCGCAGGTTTCATCTTGGCCTCACTCAATACTTCCGATCGCAGTTTGGCAGCGATTTTGACATGGGCCGAGACCCTGCGTTTGTGGAAGCAAACAACTCTTTTGCGGCGGCGAGCAAGATGCGACCCTCAAGCAAGCTGCCGGCAAATATGACACAGACCGCTGACGCTGTTGTCATTAGCACGGAGGACTTGACAAAGATCGGCCAGTACTTTTGGCGGGTAATCAATACACCTCGAGGCCTTCAGCAGAAAGTGTGGTTCGACCTCATGATCCACTTGGGTGCGGAGGGCATCGAGAACCAACATTCCATGCGAAGAGAATCTTTTGTCATCCTCAAGTCACAAACTGACGGCCGTAGACGACTGCAATGG AAGGTGGAGGGAAAGTCTCGTGGTGCCCCCGTGTTCGACGATCCGGACAGTCCCCTGTGCCCTGTCAAGACGTTCCAGCTGTACCTCAGCAAGCTGAACCTGGCATGCCCAGCGCTGTTCCAACGCCCCCACGACGGCATCACCAAGTCTTCCCGTTTCTGGTTTCACATGTTTCCCCTGAACAACACCATGCTCGCGCTCATGATGTACGACATCTCCAAGGACGCGGGCCTGAGTCGGGTCTACCCTAACTTCTGCACTCAG GTGCTGCCTGAGAAGGGTCGCTTCTATCAACTGGCCCGAACTGGGTACTTGTCCCTGGAGAATTTTTGCGCGCAACCACCGGTCAAAGCGGAAAGTCCCaaggggaacgagaccacacCACCACCGCAGGAGGGGGACAGCATCCCCTTCAAGCTCTGTGCCCAGTGCCTCACC CCGGTGAAGCTGACTACAACAGCACAGAAAAACAAGGGCATCCTGTGCTCTGTGCCTTGCTTCGAAGCATTCATGAAGGCCAAGGAGATGCGACAAAACATCAAGGTGTCCTTCAAGGATGGCACGCGGGTGCCCCAGTACACAATGCCTGGAGGGGCCAACAGTCAGTTGGTGGCCTTCAAGAGAGGGGTTGGTGGCACTGGTCCTCCTGAACAAGTGCAGCTTTTAGGCAAAAACATTCCTCCAGACGTCTACAAGTTCATCCAGCAAGTGGCCAAGATCCAAGCGCAGGGACACCCAGCAAAAG AGGGAGTCCCCATGCTGTTCAAGGAAGACGGTTCCAACATCGATGCCAAAGATTGGTCCCTACCTGCGGAGTTGATGGAACTCACTATGAACATCGGAAAGCAGCAAGGAAACAAGCAAC CTGTGGGAAGCTCGCTACTACAACGAAACATAAAGAGAATA AAAATGGAGCCAACCATCCGGATCAGAAGCCCAGTATCTATGCTGCAGCCCGGTGCCAAAACAGTGCTTCAACCGAGATGTCACCTTGTGCAGAAAGTGCCCATCCAAATGATCCAGAAAGGACAGCTCATTCAGAAGCAGACGATAGTCCACAAGGTGCCAGTCCAACAGAAGCCGCCAGCAAGGCCACCGGAAGCCGCCCCTCCTGTGCAGATGCAGCTCAAAATTGAGCCCGTTGTCCTCAAGGGAGAGTCTGGTCAGCAGATCAAAGTGCAACTAAAGATGCAGACGGCTCAAGACAAAGTTGAAAGGCCGACATTGCCCAGCATGCCCGACACCGACAGAAAGGCGGAGACGAGGCCGTCAGAAGGTGACCCGGCAAAGCCCAATCATGAGAAAGAACTGAGCCCCCAAACGGCGTCTCAGCGGCGAGAAAACGTAGTTCTCCACAGCCCAGCAGACAGCATCCAGGAGGGAGGCCATCCTGTCCAGAGCCAGCAGAGAGCTTCACCACCGCGAGCCAATTCCGTCTCGCTCAACAGCCAGCACTTGCGGATGCCGAGCGGTGTCCAGAATGGTACTCAGCACTTCCCGCATTCTCAGCAGTCCCCTGCGGAGGGGAGCAGAGACACCTCGCAACATTTGCACTCTAGCCCGAAAGCCGCGGAATCTCAGAGGTGTCAGAACTCTCTAGCCCACCCCAGTCCGGAACCGAGACACTCGTCGCAGCCGATGCAACAGAGCGCAATCGCGGACCGTAAGGTGGACGGGAATGCAGCAGGCTCCCTGCAGGGCATGAAGGGTTTGGAAGGCCACATGCACTGGAACCCAGGGACTATGGGTTCTTCCCAAAACCCGCATCTAAGCTCTAGTGATGCCCTGCTGCCTCCGCATCCGAGCGCGAGGCCCACGGAGTTTGAGACGCACAACCACCAGGGTGCGCCACCCGTGGACACCGTGCGTCACATGCACCAGAATTCCAGCATCATGAATCCCGTTCACCGTAAACATTCGCAGCACCTTGCGCCGGACAGCATGGAGCCCGTAAATTCTCATCAGAAGACTCGCCAAAATTTAGAAGCCCTTCATCCGGTACATCCAGGGGCAGTAGATTCTCAGAAGCACATACGCAGGAGCACGGAATCCATCGATTCCCTGCATCGCATGCACCAGAATTTAGGAACGGCCAATCAGCCCATGTTACAAAGCCCAGGAATGGTAGATTCTCAGCAGCAACACGGCAGTCACGGAGCACTGGAGCTTCAGCATCCTGTACGTCAGGTGCATCAACAGAGTGCTGCTACTAACATGCATCACGCAGCAGATGGCAAACGGCCAGCTGTGCATCAGAACCAGCACTTGCACGGCAGCCATCAAAGTACTGCAACAATCCAGTGCTTAGATTCCGGGAAGCTCGTCCACCACGGCGTGCAGAACGGAGAACCCGCAAAGCTGGCGGACACCTTACACGACGAGGCCTTCCAGCCACGCCTGTACCCGATGGAGCCAAACAACCTGTACGGCTGCCAAAATGACAAGTCCACCGCCTCCAAAGAAAAGCAGGACAAGCCCTCTGCCCAGCACCGCCCGATGGAACCGCTGCAGATGCTGGACAGGATGTCCGAGGGCCACTTCTCCCACTTTCAAGCAACCCCAGCTTACCCAGATTTCCAGCAGAGGTCATTTGCAGACTTCCATCAGCATCAGCCATGGCAGTTCCCTTCATCACCCTTCCAGCCTCACATTCAGCCACAGTCACCGCACACTCCCATGTCAGGCCAGCTCGAAGCGGGGGAGCGCCACAAGGGCAGCTGGAGCCACCCCACGGCGAAGGGCACCCAGCCGCAGCCGTACGTGCAGGAATACGTGCCGGACCTGCCCTTTGGCGGCCAGCAGCCCTTCGGTCAGCACTACCAGCCTTACCACCTGTACCAGCCTCAGCATTACGAGCCGCAGTTGCTTCAGCAATACTCACCGTTTCAGCAGCAGCACTTTCCCAGCCTTCAGCATCATCTACCCGGAGCAGAGCTCGCTGCCAAGCTGGAGATTCCCAACGGCATGTAG
- the LOC135388209 gene encoding uncharacterized protein LOC135388209 isoform X3: MGRDPAFVEANNSFAAASKMRPSSKLPANMTQTADAVVISTEDLTKIGQYFWRVINTPRGLQQKVWFDLMIHLGAEGIENQHSMRRESFVILKSQTDGRRRLQWKVEGKSRGAPVFDDPDSPLCPVKTFQLYLSKLNLACPALFQRPHDGITKSSRFWFHMFPLNNTMLALMMYDISKDAGLSRVYPNFCTQVLPEKGRFYQLARTGYLSLENFCAQPPVKAESPKGNETTPPPQEGDSIPFKLCAQCLTPVKLTTTAQKNKGILCSVPCFEAFMKAKEMRQNIKVSFKDGTRVPQYTMPGGANSQLVAFKRGVGGTGPPEQVQLLGKNIPPDVYKFIQQVAKIQAQGHPAKEGVPMLFKEDGSNIDAKDWSLPAELMELTMNIGKQQGNKQPVGSSLLQRNIKRIKMEPTIRIRSPVSMLQPGAKTVLQPRCHLVQKVPIQMIQKGQLIQKQTIVHKVPVQQKPPARPPEAAPPVQMQLKIEPVVLKGESGQQIKVQLKMQTAQDKVERPTLPSMPDTDRKAETRPSEGDPAKPNHEKELSPQTASQRRENVVLHSPADSIQEGGHPVQSQQRASPPRANSVSLNSQHLRMPSGVQNGTQHFPHSQQSPAEGSRDTSQHLHSSPKAAESQRCQNSLAHPSPEPRHSSQPMQQSAIADRKVDGNAAGSLQGMKGLEGHMHWNPGTMGSSQNPHLSSSDALLPPHPSARPTEFETHNHQGAPPVDTVRHMHQNSSIMNPVHRKHSQHLAPDSMEPVNSHQKTRQNLEALHPVHPGAVDSQKHIRRSTESIDSLHRMHQNLGTANQPMLQSPGMVDSQQQHGSHGALELQHPVRQVHQQSAATNMHHAADGKRPAVHQNQHLHGSHQSTATIQCLDSGKLVHHGVQNGEPAKLADTLHDEAFQPRLYPMEPNNLYGCQNDKSTASKEKQDKPSAQHRPMEPLQMLDRMSEGHFSHFQATPAYPDFQQRSFADFHQHQPWQFPSSPFQPHIQPQSPHTPMSGQLEAGERHKGSWSHPTAKGTQPQPYVQEYVPDLPFGGQQPFGQHYQPYHLYQPQHYEPQLLQQYSPFQQQHFPSLQHHLPGAELAAKLEIPNGM; encoded by the exons ATGGGCCGAGACCCTGCGTTTGTGGAAGCAAACAACTCTTTTGCGGCGGCGAGCAAGATGCGACCCTCAAGCAAGCTGCCGGCAAATATGACACAGACCGCTGACGCTGTTGTCATTAGCACGGAGGACTTGACAAAGATCGGCCAGTACTTTTGGCGGGTAATCAATACACCTCGAGGCCTTCAGCAGAAAGTGTGGTTCGACCTCATGATCCACTTGGGTGCGGAGGGCATCGAGAACCAACATTCCATGCGAAGAGAATCTTTTGTCATCCTCAAGTCACAAACTGACGGCCGTAGACGACTGCAATGG AAGGTGGAGGGAAAGTCTCGTGGTGCCCCCGTGTTCGACGATCCGGACAGTCCCCTGTGCCCTGTCAAGACGTTCCAGCTGTACCTCAGCAAGCTGAACCTGGCATGCCCAGCGCTGTTCCAACGCCCCCACGACGGCATCACCAAGTCTTCCCGTTTCTGGTTTCACATGTTTCCCCTGAACAACACCATGCTCGCGCTCATGATGTACGACATCTCCAAGGACGCGGGCCTGAGTCGGGTCTACCCTAACTTCTGCACTCAG GTGCTGCCTGAGAAGGGTCGCTTCTATCAACTGGCCCGAACTGGGTACTTGTCCCTGGAGAATTTTTGCGCGCAACCACCGGTCAAAGCGGAAAGTCCCaaggggaacgagaccacacCACCACCGCAGGAGGGGGACAGCATCCCCTTCAAGCTCTGTGCCCAGTGCCTCACC CCGGTGAAGCTGACTACAACAGCACAGAAAAACAAGGGCATCCTGTGCTCTGTGCCTTGCTTCGAAGCATTCATGAAGGCCAAGGAGATGCGACAAAACATCAAGGTGTCCTTCAAGGATGGCACGCGGGTGCCCCAGTACACAATGCCTGGAGGGGCCAACAGTCAGTTGGTGGCCTTCAAGAGAGGGGTTGGTGGCACTGGTCCTCCTGAACAAGTGCAGCTTTTAGGCAAAAACATTCCTCCAGACGTCTACAAGTTCATCCAGCAAGTGGCCAAGATCCAAGCGCAGGGACACCCAGCAAAAG AGGGAGTCCCCATGCTGTTCAAGGAAGACGGTTCCAACATCGATGCCAAAGATTGGTCCCTACCTGCGGAGTTGATGGAACTCACTATGAACATCGGAAAGCAGCAAGGAAACAAGCAAC CTGTGGGAAGCTCGCTACTACAACGAAACATAAAGAGAATA AAAATGGAGCCAACCATCCGGATCAGAAGCCCAGTATCTATGCTGCAGCCCGGTGCCAAAACAGTGCTTCAACCGAGATGTCACCTTGTGCAGAAAGTGCCCATCCAAATGATCCAGAAAGGACAGCTCATTCAGAAGCAGACGATAGTCCACAAGGTGCCAGTCCAACAGAAGCCGCCAGCAAGGCCACCGGAAGCCGCCCCTCCTGTGCAGATGCAGCTCAAAATTGAGCCCGTTGTCCTCAAGGGAGAGTCTGGTCAGCAGATCAAAGTGCAACTAAAGATGCAGACGGCTCAAGACAAAGTTGAAAGGCCGACATTGCCCAGCATGCCCGACACCGACAGAAAGGCGGAGACGAGGCCGTCAGAAGGTGACCCGGCAAAGCCCAATCATGAGAAAGAACTGAGCCCCCAAACGGCGTCTCAGCGGCGAGAAAACGTAGTTCTCCACAGCCCAGCAGACAGCATCCAGGAGGGAGGCCATCCTGTCCAGAGCCAGCAGAGAGCTTCACCACCGCGAGCCAATTCCGTCTCGCTCAACAGCCAGCACTTGCGGATGCCGAGCGGTGTCCAGAATGGTACTCAGCACTTCCCGCATTCTCAGCAGTCCCCTGCGGAGGGGAGCAGAGACACCTCGCAACATTTGCACTCTAGCCCGAAAGCCGCGGAATCTCAGAGGTGTCAGAACTCTCTAGCCCACCCCAGTCCGGAACCGAGACACTCGTCGCAGCCGATGCAACAGAGCGCAATCGCGGACCGTAAGGTGGACGGGAATGCAGCAGGCTCCCTGCAGGGCATGAAGGGTTTGGAAGGCCACATGCACTGGAACCCAGGGACTATGGGTTCTTCCCAAAACCCGCATCTAAGCTCTAGTGATGCCCTGCTGCCTCCGCATCCGAGCGCGAGGCCCACGGAGTTTGAGACGCACAACCACCAGGGTGCGCCACCCGTGGACACCGTGCGTCACATGCACCAGAATTCCAGCATCATGAATCCCGTTCACCGTAAACATTCGCAGCACCTTGCGCCGGACAGCATGGAGCCCGTAAATTCTCATCAGAAGACTCGCCAAAATTTAGAAGCCCTTCATCCGGTACATCCAGGGGCAGTAGATTCTCAGAAGCACATACGCAGGAGCACGGAATCCATCGATTCCCTGCATCGCATGCACCAGAATTTAGGAACGGCCAATCAGCCCATGTTACAAAGCCCAGGAATGGTAGATTCTCAGCAGCAACACGGCAGTCACGGAGCACTGGAGCTTCAGCATCCTGTACGTCAGGTGCATCAACAGAGTGCTGCTACTAACATGCATCACGCAGCAGATGGCAAACGGCCAGCTGTGCATCAGAACCAGCACTTGCACGGCAGCCATCAAAGTACTGCAACAATCCAGTGCTTAGATTCCGGGAAGCTCGTCCACCACGGCGTGCAGAACGGAGAACCCGCAAAGCTGGCGGACACCTTACACGACGAGGCCTTCCAGCCACGCCTGTACCCGATGGAGCCAAACAACCTGTACGGCTGCCAAAATGACAAGTCCACCGCCTCCAAAGAAAAGCAGGACAAGCCCTCTGCCCAGCACCGCCCGATGGAACCGCTGCAGATGCTGGACAGGATGTCCGAGGGCCACTTCTCCCACTTTCAAGCAACCCCAGCTTACCCAGATTTCCAGCAGAGGTCATTTGCAGACTTCCATCAGCATCAGCCATGGCAGTTCCCTTCATCACCCTTCCAGCCTCACATTCAGCCACAGTCACCGCACACTCCCATGTCAGGCCAGCTCGAAGCGGGGGAGCGCCACAAGGGCAGCTGGAGCCACCCCACGGCGAAGGGCACCCAGCCGCAGCCGTACGTGCAGGAATACGTGCCGGACCTGCCCTTTGGCGGCCAGCAGCCCTTCGGTCAGCACTACCAGCCTTACCACCTGTACCAGCCTCAGCATTACGAGCCGCAGTTGCTTCAGCAATACTCACCGTTTCAGCAGCAGCACTTTCCCAGCCTTCAGCATCATCTACCCGGAGCAGAGCTCGCTGCCAAGCTGGAGATTCCCAACGGCATGTAG